The following proteins come from a genomic window of Aequorivita marisscotiae:
- a CDS encoding T9SS type A sorting domain-containing protein: MILKKLLVFITLLSSFICFAQYTAIPDSNFENHLEQNGMGDGIPNNGLVLTANIENVDTLLVNSRGIHDLTGIEDFAALELLNCAYNIIPVLDVSQNMNLWGLNCESSSVTELILPPTSTLEIINCPENNLTELDVSHNPGLVQLYCFFNYLTSLNLTNNTVLDLVFADHNEITGFLNTSQNLALTSLSVSYNDIAELDLTTNIALHSLGASSNPILSLDARNGNNEDIVSFVVTETTGELDCILVDDANASYLDDWLVDPYITFVNNQAECDALGVAEATLEDFTMYPNPATSTLAINLPNHGFEGLVVTVANNLGQVLESKELLENTAVVPLDVSGYAAGVYFVTLKAGNDVTTKKLVVQ, from the coding sequence ATGATTTTGAAAAAATTGTTGGTTTTTATAACTCTTTTGAGCTCATTTATTTGTTTTGCACAATACACTGCTATACCGGATTCAAACTTTGAAAACCATCTCGAGCAAAATGGCATGGGTGACGGCATTCCAAATAACGGTTTGGTATTGACGGCAAACATTGAAAATGTAGACACCTTATTGGTAAATTCGCGAGGCATCCATGATCTTACTGGGATTGAGGATTTTGCAGCATTGGAACTCTTAAATTGCGCCTATAACATCATTCCGGTTTTGGATGTCTCGCAGAATATGAACCTATGGGGGCTAAATTGCGAATCCAGTAGCGTTACCGAATTAATACTCCCCCCTACCTCAACCTTGGAGATTATTAACTGTCCAGAAAACAACTTGACCGAGCTGGATGTTTCTCATAACCCTGGTCTAGTACAATTATACTGCTTTTTCAATTACTTAACTAGCTTGAATTTGACTAATAATACAGTGTTGGATTTGGTTTTCGCTGATCATAATGAGATCACAGGTTTTTTGAACACCTCACAAAATCTGGCGCTTACTTCTCTTTCGGTGAGTTACAATGATATTGCCGAATTGGATTTGACCACAAATATAGCACTCCACAGTTTGGGAGCTAGTTCTAACCCAATTTTATCATTGGATGCTAGAAATGGCAATAATGAAGATATAGTGAGTTTTGTTGTTACTGAAACTACAGGCGAACTCGATTGTATCCTTGTGGACGACGCCAACGCCAGTTATCTGGACGATTGGTTGGTTGATCCGTACATCACCTTTGTAAACAACCAAGCAGAGTGCGATGCGCTGGGCGTGGCCGAGGCAACACTCGAAGATTTTACCATGTACCCCAACCCGGCAACGAGCACCTTGGCAATAAACCTCCCCAACCACGGGTTTGAGGGGCTGGTCGTTACCGTGGCCAACAACTTGGGGCAGGTTTTGGAAAGCAAAGAGCTATTGGAAAACACTGCTGTTGTACCTCTGGATGTTTCAGGCTATGCCGCCGGAGTCTATTTTGTAACCCTAAAAGCCGGCAATGATGTTACTACCAAAAAGTTGGTGGTGCAGTAA